From one Lycium ferocissimum isolate CSIRO_LF1 chromosome 7, AGI_CSIRO_Lferr_CH_V1, whole genome shotgun sequence genomic stretch:
- the LOC132064912 gene encoding CDPK-related kinase 5-like, with product MGACTSKPPKPNPYSPQDILPPPETPNINDPQKDNNNEAKKTPFFPFYSPSPARFFLSKKSPARQSSASSKSANSTPARLFKRPFPPPSPAKHIKALLLRRHGSVKPNAATIPEGEETEGANLDKSFGFSKQFTTKYEIGEEVGRGHFGYTCSAIVKKGELKGQQVAVKVIPKAKMTTAISIEDVRREVKILRALTGHNNLIKFYDAFEDRDNVYVVMELCQGGELLDRILARGGKYSEEDAKDVMVQILNVVAFCHLQGVVHRDLKPENFLFSSKDESSQLKAIDFGLSDFVRPDEKLNDIVGSAYYVAPEVLHRSYGIEADVWSIGVIAYILLCGSRPFWARTESGIFRAVLKADPTYDEAPWPTLTSEAKDFVKRLLNKDPRKRMSAAQALCHPWMRNHSGAKLPLDILIFRLMKAYMRSSSLRKAALRALSKTLTADELFYLKEQFALLEPDKFGSIKLENIKTALMKYGTDAMKESRIPDFLASLNALQYRKMDFEEFCAAALSVHQLEALERWEQHARCAYEIFDKDGNRAIVIEELASELGLGPSIPVHAVLHDWIRHTDGKLSFLGFVKLLHGPSTRGLAKVQ from the exons ATGGGTGCTTGTACCTCAAAACCTCCAAAACCCAACCCTTATTCCCCACAAGATATCCTTCCACCACCTGAAACTCCAAACATCAATGACCCCCAAAAAGACAACAACAATGAAGCCAAAAAAAcaccttttttccctttttactcTCCAAGTCCTGCTCGTTTTTTCCTATCCAAGAAATCACCTGCCCGACAATCTTCAGCTTCTTCTAAGAGTGCTAATTCTACTCCAGCAAGGTTATTTAAACGCCCTTTTCCACCTCCTTCTCCTGCAAAACACATTAAAGCTTTGCTTTTGAGAAGGCATGGTAGTGTTAAGCCTAATGCTGCAACTATTCCTGAAGGAGAGGAAACTGAAGGTGCTAATTTGGATAAGAGTTTTGGGTTTTCTAAACAGTTTACGACTAAGTATGAAATTGGTGAGGAAGTTGGTAGAGGGCATTTTGGGTATACTTGTTCTGCTATTGTCAAGAAGGGTGAATTAAAGGGTCAACAAGTTGCTGTTAAGGTCATTCCAAAAGCCAAG ATGACAACAGCTATTTCCATTGAGGATGTCAGAAGGGAAGTTAAAATTTTGCGCGCCTTAACAGGTCATAACAATCTCATAAAATTCTATGATGCATTTGAAGATCGGGATAATGTCTACGTGGTGATGGA GTTATGCCAAGGAGGAGAGCTCCTTGATAGAATACTTGCACG GGGTGGGAAGTACTCAGAAGAGGATGCGAAGGACGTCATGGTACAAATATTAAATGTTGTTGCATTCTGTCATCTCCAGGGTGTTGTGCACCGTGATCTTAAACCTGAG AATTTTCTGTTTTCGTCGAAGGATGAGTCTTCCCAGTTAAAAGCCATAGATTTTGGCTTATCAGATTTTGTGAGACCAG ATGAAAAGCTTAATGACATTGTTGGAAGTGCATATTACGTGGCACCGGAAGTTTTGCACAGATCATATGGTATAGAGGCTGATGTCTGGAGTATAGGTGTGATAGCATATATTCTTCTGTGCGGTAGTCGTCCTTTTTGGGCTCGCACAGAGTCTGGAATCTTCAGGGCTGTTTTAAAGGCTGATCCAACTTATGATGAAGCACCTTGGCCTACGCTAACTTCGGAGGCTAAAGATTTTGTCAAGCGACTATTGAATAAAGATCCTAGGAAAAGAATGAGTGCCGCTCAAGCTTTAT GTCATCCTTGGATGCGGAATCACAGTGGTGCAAAACTACCACTTGATATTCTTATATTTCGACTCATGAAAGCATATATGCGATCATCCTCTTTGCGTAAGGCTGCTTTAAGG GCGTTGTCGAAAACTTTGACAGCAGATGAACTGTTCTATCTAAAGGAGCAATTTGCGTTGCTGGAGCCAGACAAATTTGGCAGCATAAAGctagaaaatataaaaaca GCGCTAATGAAATATGGAACAGATGCTATGAAGGAGTCACGGATTCCAGATTTTCTTGCCTCG CTAAATGCACTTCAATATAGAAAGATGGATTTTGAAGAATTCTGTGCAGCTGCCTTAAGTGTTCATCAGTTGGAAGCTCTTGAGCGCTGGGAGCAACATGCTAGGTGTGCGTATGAAATTTTTGACAAGGATGGCAATAGGGCTATTGTTATAGAAGAACTTGCTTCC GAACTTGGACTGGGTCCTTCAATACCAGTTCATGCAGTCCTTCACGACTGGATAAGGCATACAGATGGAAAGCTAAGTTTTCTTGGTTTTGTGAAATTGTTGCATGGTCCTTCCACCCGAGGACTTGCAAAGGTGCAGTAA
- the LOC132064913 gene encoding pentatricopeptide repeat-containing protein At5g39710 gives MLLVKPYRRALHSKTLDSPCSSSDTLFVNRAVSILKGHDPIPLNSLSSQFTPQYASSLLFQCQFDKPLVLRFINWARNRHFFNNLQCKCISIHILTRFKLYKTAQSLAEDIALKFGDNKGETVFSTLRDTYHSCKSSSAVFDLMVKSYSHLKMIDRAMNVFELAKSNGFMLTVLSYNSILDALIRVSCNGGSFELAQKFYDDMVKSGVSPNVYTYNIMIRGLCGKGDLEKGLVVFDEMEKSGCLRNVVTYNTIIGGYCKIGKVDEAVELLKLMQVRNLEPSVVTYNAIINGLCREGRMKETSEILEEMRGKGLMPDEVTYNTLVNGYCREGNFHQALVLHSEMLRNGLSPDVVTYTSLINSMCKTGNLQRAMEFFDQLRARGLYPNDRTYTTLIVGFSQQGFMNEAYKVLNEMISNGFSPSIVTYNALINGHCAAGRMEDALSVTQEMEHRRVVPDVVTYSTIISGFCRNGELERAFGVKKQMVEKGVLPDVITYSSLIQGLCEQQNRTEACELFQEMLTVGLQPDKFTYTALIGAYCANGDIKGALHLHNEMIRKGFFPDVVTYSVLINGLNKQSRTKEAKRLLFKLLYEQSVPNSVTYDMLIESCRDLEFKSAVDLIKGFCMKGLLNEADRVFELMLQKHKKPSEAAYNLLIHGHSRGGNLHRALNLYREMVNLGFVPHTVSIIGLMKELFNEGMSEELNQVIQSTLETCKLADGELAKVIVEVNYKEGNMDAVFSALTDMAKDGLLPNSGKTAFCRMPQ, from the coding sequence ATGCTACTTGTTAAACCTTACCGGAGAGCCCTCCATAGCAAAACCCTAGACTCACCATGTTCTTCCTCCGACACCCTTTTTGTCAACAGGGCAGTTTCCATTCTCAAAGGCCACGACCCAATTCCTTTAAACTCATTATCTTCCCAATTTACCCCTCAATATGCTTCTTCCTTACTTTTCCAATGCCAATTTGATAAACCCCTTGTTCTAAGATTCATCAACTGGGCACGCAACCGCCATTTCTTCAACAACCTTCAATGCAAATGCATTTCCATTCATATCCTCACTCGTTTCAAGCTCTACAAAACTGCTCAGTCCCTTGCTGAAGACATCGCTTTGAAATTCGGCGACAACAAGGGTGAAACCGTCTTTTCCACTCTCAGGGATACTTACCATTCTTGCAAGTCAAGTTCTGCTGTGTTTGATTTGATGGTAAAATCTTATTCTCATTTGAAAATGATTGATAGAGCtatgaatgtgtttgaattagcTAAGTCTAATGGGTTTATGCTTACTGTTTTATCGTATAATTCGATTCTTGATGCGTTGATCAGGGTTTCGTGTAATGGGGGTTCTTTTGAATTAGCTCAAAAGTTTTATGATGACATGGTTAAATCGGGGGTTTCACCCAATGTGTATACTTATAATATTATGATCCGAGGGCTATGCGGAAAAGGGGATTTGGAAAAGGGTTTGGTTGTTTTTGATGAAATGGAAAAAAGTGGCTGCTTGAGAAATGTTGTAACTTATAACACGATAATAGGCGGTTATTGTAAGATAGGTAAGGTTGATGAGGCAGTCGAATTGTTGAAACTGATGCAAGTTAGGAACTTGGAACCGAGTGTGGTCACGTATAATGCTATTATTAATGGGTTGTGTCGAGAAGGAAGGATGAAAGAGACGAGTGAGATTTTGGAAGAGATGAGGGGAAAGGGATTAATGCCTGATGAGGTGACATATAACACACTGGTAAATGGCTATTGTAGAGAGGGTAATTTTCACCAAGCACTTGTTTTGCATTCGGAAATGTTAAGGAATGGGTTGTCTCCAGATGTTGTGACCTATACTTCTTTGATTAATAGCATGTGCAAGACCGGGAATTTGCAGCGCGCAATGGAATTCTTCGATCAATTGCGTGCTCGAGGATTATATCCCAACGATAGAACTTACACAACTTTGATTGTTGGCTTTTCTCAGCAGGGTTTTATGAATGAGGCTTATAAAGTTTTGAATGAAATGATTTCAAATGGCTTTTCCCCTTCAATTGTGACTTACAATGCTTTAATTAATGGGCATTGTGCAGCGGGCAGGATGGAAGATGCTCTAAGTGTGACTCAAGAGATGGAACATAGAAGGGTTGTCCCAGATGTTGTAACTTATAGTACAATAATATCTGGATTTTGTAGAAACGGTGAGTTGGAAAGAGCATTCGGTGTTAAGAAGCAGATGGTTGAAAAAGGAGTTTTACCTGATGTTATTACTTATTCATCGCTAATTCAAGGTCTTTGTGAGCAGCAAAACCGGACTGAAGCTTGTGAACTTTTCCAAGAGATGTTGACAGTAGGTCTGCAACCTGATAAGTTTACATATACTGCACTTATTGGTGCATACTGTGCAAATGGTGATATTAAAGGTGCACTTCACCTGCATAACGAAATGATCCGTAAGGGTTTCTTTCCTGATGTCGTCACTTACAGTGTCCTAATCAATGGGCTTAATAAACAATCTCGAACTAAGGAAGCAAAGCGGCTTCTGTTCAAGTTGTTGTATGAGCAATCAGTGCCGAATAGTGTCACTTATGACATGCTGATAGAAAGTTGCAGAgatcttgaatttaagagtgcgGTAGATCTTATTAAAGGATTCTGCATGAAAGGTTTGTTGAATGAAGCTGACCGAGTTTTTGAGTTGATGCTGCAAAAACACAAGAAGCCAAGTGAAGCAGCTTATAACCTACTTATACACGGTCATTCCAGGGGTGGGAATTTGCATAGAGCCTTGAATCTTTACAGAGAAATGGTGAATCTTGGCTTTGTTCCTCATACAGTAAGCATTATTGGGCTGATGAAAGAACTTTTCAATGAAGGGATGAGTGAAGAGTTAAATCAAGTAATTCAAAGCACGTTGGAAACCTGTAAACTTGCTGATGGTGAGCTAGCTAAAGTTATTGTTGAGGTGAACTACAAGGAAGGGAACATGGATGCAGTATTCAGCGCACTTACTGATATGGCCAAGGATGGCCTTCTTCCAAATAGTGGGAAAACCGCTTTTTGTCGCATGCCACAATAA
- the LOC132064914 gene encoding protein ALP1-like, whose translation MDQSFLLMLTNLLHLHNHLDPTTSLLSDSPTSPTTLLTSTSPAPLLFFTIASVLSYLSTHPPKKTPKTNNNNNPSSPPPTNPEFSVSAFRALSTEHIWAMEAPLRDAQWRSLYGLSYPVFTTVVDKLKPYITQSQLSLPSDYAVAMVLSRLFHGFSAKTLATRYGLEPYLISKITNMVTRLLATKLYPEFIKIPVSRRRLVETTQGFQELTSLPNICGAIDGTAVKLQHLSSDTVNSSMYYSRYGFPSVLLQVVADHKKLFWDVCVKAPGGFDDATHFRDSLLYNRLISGDIVWDKGINVRGQHVRPYIVGDWCFPLLSFLLTPFSGNRTGSPAENAYDEALLKGRKMVEEAIGLLKGRWKILQNLNVGLSHAPQTIVACCVLHNLCQIAREPEPELWREPEENGSPPRVLENEKSFYYYGGSVRQALADDLYQRLSSR comes from the coding sequence atggatcaatcCTTTCTACTAATGCTTACAAATCTCCTTCATCTCCACAACCACCTTGACCCCACCACTTCTCTCCTCTCCGATTCACCCACCTCCCCTACTACCCTCCTCACCTCTACTTCCCCCGCCCCTCTCCTCTTCTTCACCATCGCTTCAGTTCTCTCCTACCTCTCCACCCACCCCCCCAAGAAAACCCCCaaaacaaacaacaataataaccctTCTTCCCCACCCCCCACCAACCCCGAATTCTCCGTTTCAGCTTTCCGTGCACTTTCCACTGAACACATCTGGGCTATGGAGGCACCTCTTCGTGACGCTCAATGGCGTTCCCTTTACGGACTTTCATATCCCGTTTTCACCACTGTTGTTGATAAGCTCAAACCCTACATTACTCAGTCTCAACTCTCCTTACCTTCTGATTACGCAGTTGCTATGGTTCTTTCTAGACTCTTCCATGGGTTCTCTGCTAAAACCCTAGCTACCCGTTACGGCCTTGAGCCTTATCTGATCTCCAAGATTACTAACATGGTCACCCGTTTGTTGGCTACGAAGCTTTACCCTGAGTTTATTAAGATCCCTGTGAGTCGAAGGCGGCTTGTTGAGACTACTCAAGGGTTTCAGGAGTTGACTTCGTTGCCTAATATATGTGGAGCTATTGATGGAACGGCTGTGAAGTTGCAGCATCTTTCATCGGATACTGTTAATTCGTCTATGTATTATAGTCGGTATGGGTTTCCGTCTGTGTTGCTTCAGGTTGTTGCTGATCATAAGAAGTTATTTTGGGATGTTTGTGTGAAAGCCCCAGGCGGATTTGATGATGCTACGCATTTTAGAGATAGTTTGTTGTATAATAGGTTGATTTCTGGTGATATTGTTTGGGATAAAGGGATTAATGTTAGAGGACAACATGTGAGGCCGTATATTGTTGGGGACTGGTGTTTTCCGTTGTTGTCGTTTTTGCTCACTCCGTTTTCGGGGAATAGGACTGGTTCACCTGCTGAGAATGCCTATGATGAGGCCTTGTTGAAGGGGAGGAAAATGGTTGAGGAAGCTATAGGTTTGTTGAAAGGAAGGTGGAAAATTCTTCAGAATTTGAATGTGGGACTAAGTCATGCACCACAAACGATCGTTGCTTGTTGTGTGTTGCATAACTTGTGTCAGATTGCGAGGGAGCCCGAGCCAGAGCTTTGGAGAGAGCCAGAAGAAAATGGATCCCCTCCAAGAGTGTTGGAAAATGAGAAGTCTTTCTATTATTATGGTGGAAGCGTGAGACAGGCCTTGGCTGATGATCTATATCAACGGCTCTCTTCAAGATAG